In Brachypodium distachyon strain Bd21 chromosome 5, Brachypodium_distachyon_v3.0, whole genome shotgun sequence, the genomic window CGTGGTCAGCGCCGCTATCAATttgcctcccctcccctccccgccCTAGCCATCCCCACTGTACATAGTGAGTAAAGCATCACATATTTTCCACTAGTTCAGATGTGCGCAGTGTAAGGTGAAACTCGGTATGAAAGATTGAAATGGAAGAAATTAAGTATGCAAGGGATTTAATCTCATTCCGCCGCATAAATCAAACTTCCTCTGGCACGGCAAGAAATACAACATTAAAACCGAATTTTCTGCAATGGGCGAAAGCCTGACGGAGCAATACCGCGTGGAGGTGGAAGGCCTACGGGTCGTCAGCTTCTTTTCTCAGAGAAGAAACAATGACGGTATCTGAGGAATAAGCATCGGCTAGCTCTGTGCCAGCAGCCGTGGTAAGACAGGAGATGCAAGTGTTATCCGAAATGACTGGACGTAAAGCGTCTGTGGGTGGCAAGTCCGCCGTGAAATCCGAGGGCTCAACCCTGGACAGGCGGTGCTTGAGAATTGAGAAGATGAAACGTCTAATGGATGGAGGGAGAGGCGGACCTGGAATAGGTGGGCGAGCTCGGCGACCTTGAAGGTGGAGGCAGCGAAGAAGACCTACGCCATGAAGGAGACGACGGACGGAGTCCGACGTGCGCGCAACCGTACTCGTCGATGCAGAAGCACGCCGACTTGGGGTGCTCGCGGACACGGCCACTAGACAGGTACTCAGCTCCAGCACGAGGGTCTCGTGGTCGTGGCcgacctccacctcctcccgaGAAGCTTCCGGAAGTAGTGTTCCACCAGATCGCCGTCCTCCGCGCCGTAGCCGGAACCGGCAGCGCCGTGCGCGAAATAGGCGCACAGGAAGAATCCACGCGTCAAGGTTTGAGCCGGTAGAAAACCAAAATTATTGAATCCAAACCAAACCGTTTTCCCTttgaaaccaaaccaaaccaatcCATTAGCAACGTCAACCCATTACGGTACCAGGGTGCTACTGGCTGCTCTCTCGCTCGCCCCCAGGAACACGCGCGGACCACGGCACCACGCCGGGCGCAGCCGCAACTCCGCGGTGCTGCTTTCTCTCGCCAACCAAACGCCCTCCGCCCTCGGTTAGCTGGGCGAGAGAGAACGGGGGGCGCTCCCCTAAATTTGTCCTCCCGGGCACGAGGTTCTCGGAGCCCAGCGAGGATGATAACCTCCCCCGTCCCCGCGGGACGCACCCGTAGGGCGCTGCTATTCGCGGTTCAACGGCAACccatttttcttctcctcgtGTTCTCTTCCACCCCATCTCCCCGTCAGCCCGTCTCGCTCCAAGTTAGGCGCATCTCTAACAAGGGTGGGCGAGGGGAAAAGCCTGAAGACAGAGCAATCGAAGAAGTTGCCGAGCCATGGGGAAGCTCGAGGCTTGCTCCTTTGTCACCTTGTCTCCGTCAGGTATGAATGGTTTCGTTGGAATTGGACAGTTTCGGAGTTATATTGATGGTTTCATGCTACCAATTTGGAGGAGTAATGTTGCATATTTTGCAACTTGTGCATACGTTTGTGGTTCATCGTCTTCAATGTGCTTGATGGTGTGTAGTCAATGCAGACCATCCTGCCTGCCATGTCAAAATCGGGCATGTTGGATGATTTGCCAAATGCTGCATATAAAATGTTTAGCTAGATCGTCAAAATTAACTGTTTCACACACACGTGACATAGAAATGCATGGAGTTTCCTTGTAATCATTCAGAATCTAGCTTATCTCTGCCTACTTCTGCTACACAAACAACTTGTATCCAAGCTTAGCTCTTTTGTAGACGAAGTGCACCATTTTATTATTGCTCCATTTATTTCCTGGCAGAACTGGCAAATTTCCTTTTGTAGACAAAAGGCATCCTGCCCAGCGTGTAAACATAACAAGTTTACCAGGGAATAATCCCAGCTTACACTGTCGTTATCAATGATATTAactgtggacattggacatcTTTTTTGGTGCCAATTGTGTGAATCAGAAGACTATTTGGTTCTTCTTCTCATTGTGCAAAAAAATGTCCTCACAAATCATTTTTGTGCTAAATTGCTCGCATATTTTTATTGTCAGGTTATGTTATTAATGCCATTTATATAAAATATAGTCATCTTCATTTTGtatcccttctttttttttgtagaaatTGATATTTATACTACTAAAagtttgtaatttatttaatGGCACTCGTGTTGCTCTACGAAAAGGTTGCTTTCATAACCATTTTGCACTCATGGTGAGGGATCTGAGCTTGTTGTTAAATGTTGACCAATGCAGTCCATTTTTGTAAACATGGAAAACAGTTCTATTGATTATATCTCACATATTTTAGCTGAGGACTAAGGTCAATACATGTTATTCTCTTTGCAGATGAAATTTGACTAAGAGGGCACCATGGAGAGAGCTGAGGTCGATGTGGACTTTACTGTTCCTGACAATTGGAAGGTAATCCAGTTAATCCCCTCATTCATCCGAAAGCTACTAATTCTGTGTTGTTTGTACGATTGGAATTGTGCTGTTCTTTGTGGCTGTTTTTAGATACAGGGACAAACATTGAACACAGCTGCCTAGCCTTTGATGCTTATGTACATATGTATATAATCACCTGTGCTTTAGAGAATAAATCGCATTCAAATAAATACCACCACTGGTTCAACTGTATTGTATATGATAAGTATCTCTTCCGTGAAAATATTTCAATATCACCAAACAGTAAGCTGGCACACTGTGATAAAGAGTACAGtttctttcatttcttttcttgtctttGACTCTGTCATCAGAATTAGTAATTTTGCTTATTCAATAATATGACATACAGTACTAAATTTTAGATTTATTTGGGATTGTTCTTTGCCTATTTGTGCAGCTGCATGGAGAACTATGTAAGAAACTTTACAAGATAGTTCATGAAGTTTCAAATGCCATCCCTGCCCTTGAGAGTACAAGACCTGGAAGTAGTTCCGGACTGCTGGCATTGAGTTCCTTGCGCATAGCCGTCGATAAGGCCAAGAATCTACTTCAGTATTGCTCAGAGTGTAGCAAACTTTACTTGGTATGCAATTTTCATATACGTGAACATGCTTGCTATTTCCATGTTCGCTAAGTATCAGCCTATACATGAAAGGATGATTCTGGCACTACCAGTCTACCATGTTGTTGTTGGTAGTTGGATAATTTCACAGCTTTCATCAAACATGCTTTATGTGTTTCGTAATTTAGAACGAGTATTCTCATATTTCTGTTTCTCGTTACAGTAGTGCAATGTTTTGTACTGAACATGCTTACTGTATTGCAGGCTCTTTCAGCAGAATGTGCCCTTTCTAAATTTGAGAAAGCAAGAGATGCTCTTCTAGAGAGTCTTCACCAGCTGGAAGAAACACTTCCAGAAGCAATTGATTCTCAGGTTTTCACTGGTCTTGAACAAACATACTTTTGTTGTCGTCTCTTTTATTGAAGCATAACCTAGAATTTCTAATACACATTCTAATCTAATGGATCTTAATGGGGCAATTTTATCGTAAGAAAGAAATTATTGTTTTAGCTCAGTATTGATCCCTCTTCACtatctttctttttgaaagaGGGCCCCTCTTCACTATATTGATGTAGTCACATTGATAAATGGGTTAGCGTTAGCCATTAATAACTGTTGTCTTATGATTTAATTTAGAAATTGTTTTTGGATGGCTATTCCTCAGATAATTAGTTGTTGCCGGAAACTTTCAGATCCCAGAGATTGCAAATGAGCTGGAGAACTCAGTTTTTGCTTTGGATCAGGCTGAAAAGCAAGCTGGTGACCAAGTGAAACAAATAATTCAGAATGAGAAGAAATCTAATGGGTTCCTTGATGACAatgaacttgatttttttaagcaaACTGCTTTTAAAGTCGGCATTACATCATCCGCAACGGCTCTTACTGAGAGAAGGGCGCTTAGAAGGGTTCTTGAGAGAGCCCATGCAGAAGAAGACACGAAGAAAGAATCAATAGCATCCTATCTGCTGCATCTCATGAGGAAATACTCAAATCATTTTAAGAGTGAAACAATAGAGTCCATCAACTCCCAGTGCTCAAGTCCTTCATGCTCCTTCAGTTCAATATCAAGCTCGATTGATCTCCTTGGAAATGTCCCTGCTCTGGAGAAGCTCCTACCTAGATCTGGCTCCTTTAATTTCAAACAGATTAAAGGTCTATCGGCGAGCATGCCATTGCCACCTGAGGAACTAAGGTGTCCAATCTCCCTGCAGCTCATGTATGACCCTGTTGTCATCGCCTCAGGTCAGACGTACGAGCGAGCTTGCATTGAGAAATGGTTTAGCAGCGGTAACACAACGTGCCCCAAAACTCGGAAACAGCTGTCCCAGCTCTGCATGACACCAAATTACTGCATCAAGGGCCTGATAGCATCTTGGTGTGAACAGAACAGGGTTCCAGTTCCATCTGCACCGCCGGAATCTCCAAAGCTCAAATATTTGCGGATAGCGTCTCTCAAAAGTAGCAAATGCCTGGTGACCAATGGTGTCAGCACCATTTTGTTTGAAGAAACTGGTGGAAAAGACGAtgtcaagttgaaccctgatgATGCTTTCGAGAAGTGCTCTAGTCACAACTCCAGAGAGGCGGCATCTGAGATATGCGAAGAGGAAGAAATGTTCAAGGAGAATTGCTCTCATCAGAACACCGGGGAGGCTGCGCCCGAGAGATGT contains:
- the LOC112269337 gene encoding U-box domain-containing protein 7-like codes for the protein MERAEVDVDFTVPDNWKLHGELCKKLYKIVHEVSNAIPALESTRPGSSSGLLALSSLRIAVDKAKNLLQYCSECSKLYLALSAECALSKFEKARDALLESLHQLEETLPEAIDSQIPEIANELENSVFALDQAEKQAGDQVKQIIQNEKKSNGFLDDNELDFFKQTAFKVGITSSATALTERRALRRVLERAHAEEDTKKESIASYLLHLMRKYSNHFKSETIESINSQCSSPSCSFSSISSSIDLLGNVPALEKLLPRSGSFNFKQIKGLSASMPLPPEELRCPISLQLMYDPVVIASGQTYERACIEKWFSSGNTTCPKTRKQLSQLCMTPNYCIKGLIASWCEQNRVPVPSAPPESPKLKYLRIASLKSSKCLVTNGVSTILFEETGGKDDVKLNPDDAFEKCSSHNSREAASEICEEEEMFKENCSHQNTGEAAPERCERWLRVLNKSGECIDEQREVVEQIRFLLKDDDELRNYVGANGITEPLTYFLKMAVEREDVQSQEVGTMALFNLAVSNNRNKQQLLSAGVIPLMEQMIQKLETCEAAVAMYLNLSCLEEAQAIIGASEAIPFLIKSLREEGARSDTCRMDALLTLYNLSLHAPNISPLLSSGVIHSIHAVLTPSSSWTDKALTVLINLAMTWAGKKEIAANPSIVGDIVLILDNGEAAEQEKAVSCLWIICSGDEGCSQTVLQEGVIPALVSLTANGTGRAKDKAQKLLRLFREQRQRELEQPRVELHEVASQAVAEQKLQQQQEEEEEQEEVAALAVKNAAGEQSDSGGKRPPRLSRSRSKRFARAFTCLLKKWTLQKGGDSCKL